Genomic window (Desulfatiglans sp.):
TCATATAATGTACCATACAGCCGAGGCCGGGCAGATGATTGTCCGCACCTTCAACAGCAGTGTTGAATAACCGGGGTTCCACATGGCAATAAAAAAGATCAGAAAAGGCAGGCCTGGAATCGATATGACCCCTATGGTTGATATGGGGTTTCTTCTTGTCGCTTTTTTCATGATCATAACCCAGTTTGCACCCCCTGATCCTGTTCAGATTACCGTGCCTGCCTCTACCGCCATGGCCAAACTCCCTGAAGCAAATCTGATCTACATCATGGTTTCAAAAGAGGGTATTATCTATATCAAGATAGATGGGAAGAGAAACCTGAAGGCGCTGGGGCAGGTAATAAACAGCGGATGGGGCCTGGGACTTACAGCAGATGAGATTGATGCCTTTTCAAATCTGCCCGGGATTGGCATCCCTGTTTTCGGTTTAAAAGAGTATCTCAGGCTGTCTGATTCAGAACGTAAAGGAATTATCATGACAGGCATACCTGCAGG
Coding sequences:
- a CDS encoding biopolymer transporter ExbD, whose amino-acid sequence is MAIKKIRKGRPGIDMTPMVDMGFLLVAFFMIITQFAPPDPVQITVPASTAMAKLPEANLIYIMVSKEGIIYIKIDGKRNLKALGQVINSGWGLGLTADEIDAFSNLPGIGIPVFGLKEYLRLSDSERKGIIMTGIPAGKDHNELGDWISYARLSNPVASVVIKGDRLTPYPVIKQIMDTLKDIDVNTFSLITDTKSKTD